A genome region from Diorhabda carinulata isolate Delta chromosome 2, icDioCari1.1, whole genome shotgun sequence includes the following:
- the LOC130903899 gene encoding uncharacterized protein LOC130903899 has translation MSTTAQPRRSTVTPTHHSSTTTRPKVYHTSRIRPAIKHTIANTSPYQTDLFGNIHRSNLESDSLYPSVLMDQLPAQTKVLLHGNGLIECLDQGNFPHPASCKKFISCSKMENGKMIGWEYTCPRNLSFDPIGGICNWSTDVLCDVN, from the exons ATGAGTACTACCGCTCAGCCTAGAAGAAGTACCGTCACGCCAACTCACCATTCCTCGACAACCACTCGACCTAAAGTGTACCATACCTCGAGAA ttcGTCCAGCTATAAAGCATACAATAGCTAATACAAGTCCATACCAAACAGATTTATTCGGCAACATTCATCGTTCGAATCTTGAAAGCGACAGTTTATATCCCAGTGTCTTAATGGATCAATTACCAGCTCAAACCAAAGTTTTGTTACACGGTAACGGGTTAATAGAATGTTTAGACCAAGGAAACTTCCCCCACCCTGCTTCCTGCAAGAAGTTCATATCATGTTCTAAAATGGAAAACGGAAAAATGATCGGATGGGAATATACGTGTCCGAGAAATTTGAGCTTCGATCCCATTGGAGGAATTTGTAATTGGTCTACTGATGTGTTATGTGATGTTAATTAA